DNA sequence from the Armigeres subalbatus isolate Guangzhou_Male chromosome 1, GZ_Asu_2, whole genome shotgun sequence genome:
CGACCTGGAATGGTAATCCTTCTCCAAGATAAGAATCAACTACCGCTCAGTTGATCCGACCCGTTAACGTATTCAGCAATGGAACACCCTACCGCCGGCCCATCAACAAAATTTCAGTTCTTCCTATCGAGGACAACATCGTCTCTTCTTCTGTGCCTAGTTCTGTTGATACGATGTCTCAACCGGGGGGACAATGTTTCGTTCGTCACAGCTGCGACCCCCAATGTTGACCCAGCAACGACTTTAAAAAACAGCGACCCGCAATACTATCAAGCCGGCCGGCGAGcggaaaaattcaaataaagtaCTAACAGTCTTGTATGAGAACTCGAAGAGTGTAGAGCGTTTTACAAATAAAATAGATTTAAGTATTAACGTGTTAAATAATTCGAACCGTTTAATAAGTACCACTTCCGAAAATCCGGTGATTTTTTCCCACAGACATCATGTATAACAGTTTTGGCGCAAATATTTTCGTCTTGCTTGATTCAGCTTTGGGATCATTCTGCTATTTTGTGGCAGAGATTACAGTTTTACTCAAATGCACTCCTTAAGATAGTCGATTTCGGATTGATTGATATTTAGACGAAATTTCCACTAGgtatatatttatttgaaagaaCGACGCGATGAAGGTTTTTATTATCTATCTATAACGTTATGGTTTATATCACAACAGATGCTAAAACGACCGTAATGTCGTCCGGTTTTCCACCTAAAAATACAGAATTAAAAAACAATCAGATATTCACATGTTCTTGTAAAATGTATATCAATCTCACCCATAGTATTAATGTTGTTACGCCGTGCATTTATAGAAAATGGTGACATGAAATCGCTATCGAAAGATAACGATCGGGCAATCAACGCGATTGAGTTTGCACACATTTGAAGTTTTACTGGGTCATGTTCACCTTCGACCTGCGAGAATATATAAATAggcataaaaatagatttttttaatttgtttttgcctttcttgtacaacaaagttgtaccgaaaggctatccttcactcaaaatcgaacttttatagaagtctcggagacccatgatgttatataccaatcgactcagctcgtcgaactgaacaaatgtctgtctgtccgtgtgtatgtgtgtgtgtgtgtgcacacgaaaaccgaaaaacattagccaatttttcatatagtaattcttaaccgattttctcgcaacaagttgcattcgacaggggacaaagccttgttgatcactattgaatttgataacgatcgaccattacgtttaaaagttattaagaaaatggaatcgaactatataagcgccatataaggttggtgtcttggctaaatgcgagaaaggcagtatcaccactcggtgaattaagttgggtttttttttgtcaaatagAGAGAAGGGCCATTTGAGCAGTACCCCCTATTACAGTCCGCAGCTTTTATAACTCTGCCGCATTTTTTTTGGTGTTCAGTTGGAGCTACCTGATAGCTTAGTTTGGCAAGTCTGAACCCACCCCTACGTTTTCCCTACTAGACCGACAATGGACTAGGCTACGATGGCCAATTGAACATCGTGTGCAGTAGTTATTTCTTGTGCaggagtagtttttttttttaaatgtgcaaCTTCCCATTAATAGCGTTTGGATCATATTACCAATTACCATAAATCAAAAGAAGCTCCAaaagatctttttttttttaatttaattaggTCGCGAAAAAgtgcattttactggagtgttgtatgggtgaattcattgcttttcaaaggtaaaagaaacgaactttgcttcagagaaatgctaataacttcgccgggcaaacactaatcttttcgcggttttcagcataacattctgtattgaattcttcaagatctgaatgagtatcatagttgtTTTTCCTAAATGatgccgtctaactgcaaataattggatgtttctgcatacatttttgcatataaacttccaacgagtttagtacCGCCCAaaggttgaccgatttggctgaaattttgtccagagcatcaggtcataaaatagaaccgaataagagggcggcccatcaaaaaatttaaaaaagtttttttgagccaccttaatgaacagttttcactttttacaagacataactTATGTTGAgtttgatagtattgacacagAACAAAAACCTTGAAGAATCAGTAACTTAGGCAATGTAAAACTTGAGTGAAACAGATGCGCGCACCACGAGTGATCGCTTGatcaactaatgattatttaaattgaccgATGGAAAACTTTCAAATGTTATgtatgtttgtctgtggttcaaTTGTACGGTGGTTTCCCTagaatttttgttttagatAAGAAAAAACTCTCGAAAAATGTCCGCTTAATCGGTCGGTGCATGAGTAGGCGAATTTAATTTGATGTATGGGTATAGGATTTTCTTCCAACATAAATAGAAAATTATACCACCATTATTGCGCCCAGAATCGAAAAAAAAGTAATAGAGGTAACTTGGGTAAGTCTATCGAAAAAGATAATATTGCATCATTACTTCATGTGGGAATAAACAATACCTCGCTCAATGTATCCACTAACAGCTTCATAGGAACGTTATCGAATACTCCATCTGTTGCAACCAGAATAATGTCTCCCCTTTCCACCGGGAAGTTCATTGTATCTGCCGATTCTGGTCTATCGCTGAGTACATTATCTAAGCCAGGAGGTGGCAGCGAAAGCTGAAATGGCGTATTGAAATAGTGTTGCTGCTCTTCGCTGCGATGGACAATCTGGCCACCACGAACTACTATGAAACCACTGTCTCCAATGTTCGCCGTATACAACGTGCTGTTTTCACGATTCAAGATTAGTACGCAAGCTGTGCTGCTACCTGTTGGGGAGAGACTTTATTTCATGAGATGGTTAAGGAGCATAGAAGTGTAAAAAGGATACACACCCGAAATTGACCTCTTATTTTCTAATAGTTCACAATAGCTATGAGACAGCAGACTAACTGGACTTGTAGGGTTGAAGTTTGCGCATAGTACCAATCGCTCGCAAGTCTTCATTAAAAACGAAGCAAATTCGCCGGGATCTATACCGTAACTGCGCCATCCTCCTACGCCGT
Encoded proteins:
- the LOC134205288 gene encoding protein phosphatase PTC7 homolog — translated: MNWAARLWSRTLRNSFSTLIEASIEKPCHLVSVACGFPKNILRSKYKLGKFGDDAWFITATNKADIIGVADGVGGWRSYGIDPGEFASFLMKTCERLVLCANFNPTSPVSLLSHSYCELLENKRSISGSSTACVLILNRENSTLYTANIGDSGFIVVRGGQIVHRSEEQQHYFNTPFQLSLPPPGLDNVLSDRPESADTMNFPVERGDIILVATDGVFDNVPMKLLVDTLSEVEGEHDPVKLQMCANSIALIARSLSFDSDFMSPFSINARRNNINTMGGKPDDITVVLASVVI